One window of the Rosa rugosa chromosome 3, drRosRugo1.1, whole genome shotgun sequence genome contains the following:
- the LOC133739816 gene encoding pathogenesis-related protein 1-like gives MGFNKQNLIAVCSTALILITYVPLASTVEDDSGFLKAHNEIRKEHGLPPLQWNKTLAEYAQNYANKRSVDCAMEHSDAPYSENIASGLGMTGEAATKYWCTEKAEYDYNTNKCTGPEEDGCRHYTIIVTRITTQLGCARAKCKNGDMFVSCNYDPSGDWDQRPY, from the coding sequence ATGGGTTTCAACAAACAAAACTTAATAGCCGTATGCTCCACAGCTTTGATCCTAATTACTTATGTCCCTCTAGCAAGTACAGTCGAAGACGACAGTGGCTTCCTCAAAGCACACAATGAGATTCGCAAAGAGCACGGTCTCCCGCCACTGCAATGGAATAAAACCTTAGCTGAGTATGCGCAAAATTATGCCAATAAAAGATCTGTGGACTGCGCAATGGAGCATTCGGATGCTCCTTATTCTGAGAACATTGCGAGTGGTTTGGGTATGACCGGTGAAGCAGCGACAAAGTACTGGTGCACCGAGAAAGCCGAATACGACTACAACACAAATAAATGTACCGGTCCTGAGGAAGACGGTTGCCGCCACTACACTATTATAGTTACCAGGATAACAACCCAACTTGGTTGTGCAAGGGCCAAGTGCAAAAATGGCGATATGTTTGTATCCTGCAACTATGATCCTTCTGGAGATTGGGACCAGCGTCCTTACTAA